One genomic window of Niveibacterium sp. SC-1 includes the following:
- a CDS encoding YkgJ family cysteine cluster protein has protein sequence MDVCTSCGACCASFRVSFHRSEREDEGGLIPETLADDETASTCRMRGTDRSPPRCVALVGKIGESVRCGIYEFRPSPCREFAAHGVFGIGNVACNQARARHGLPPLAGPELR, from the coding sequence TGCTGCGCGAGTTTCCGCGTGAGCTTCCACCGCTCCGAACGCGAGGACGAGGGCGGCCTCATTCCGGAAACGCTGGCCGACGATGAAACCGCCAGCACCTGCCGCATGCGCGGCACCGACCGCTCGCCGCCGCGCTGCGTGGCACTGGTGGGCAAGATCGGCGAATCGGTGCGCTGCGGCATCTACGAATTCCGCCCCAGTCCTTGCCGCGAGTTCGCCGCGCATGGCGTATTCGGCATCGGCAACGTGGCCTGCAACCAGGCCCGCGCGCGCCATGGGCTGCCGCCGCTGGCAGGGCCGGAGCTGCGCTGA
- a CDS encoding helix-turn-helix domain-containing protein, whose protein sequence is METLTRDEYFPNPDMVVSVLPRSPQQYFPEHVHEFDELVIARSGSGMNYINGKPAPICRGSVFYVRAAQTHYMDQLDDLYLTNVLILPGRFKHVSHETVANLLADKSDVNADAFVVGGATLKRVEGLLNRIAEESDNKVEYSDQMIELMLGQLMIELWRGQPQEKSSQSERDARLTSLLRHLNGHFDEEVDWDQLAERFDIPLRTLSRKISDVTGMSPNQYLTRIRMCHAMRLLAETEQSVTDIAFACGFNDSNYFTSRFHREVGTTPLKYRRGANPAAAGEPVQT, encoded by the coding sequence ATGGAAACCCTGACGCGCGACGAGTACTTCCCGAACCCCGACATGGTGGTTTCGGTGTTGCCGCGTTCGCCGCAGCAGTACTTCCCCGAGCATGTGCACGAGTTCGACGAACTGGTGATCGCGCGCTCGGGCAGTGGCATGAACTACATCAACGGCAAGCCCGCGCCAATCTGTCGCGGCTCGGTCTTCTACGTGCGCGCGGCCCAGACGCACTACATGGACCAGCTCGACGACCTCTATCTCACCAATGTGCTGATCCTGCCCGGGCGCTTCAAGCATGTGAGCCACGAGACCGTCGCCAATCTGCTCGCCGACAAGAGCGATGTGAACGCCGATGCCTTCGTGGTCGGCGGCGCCACGCTCAAGCGGGTGGAAGGCCTGCTCAACCGCATCGCCGAAGAATCGGACAACAAGGTCGAGTACTCGGACCAGATGATCGAGCTGATGCTGGGCCAGCTGATGATCGAACTCTGGCGCGGCCAGCCGCAGGAAAAGAGCTCGCAGTCCGAGCGCGATGCAAGGCTTACCAGCCTGCTGCGCCATCTGAACGGACACTTCGACGAGGAGGTCGACTGGGACCAGCTCGCCGAGCGCTTCGACATCCCGCTGCGCACACTGAGCCGCAAGATCAGCGATGTCACCGGCATGTCACCCAACCAGTACCTCACGCGCATCCGCATGTGCCACGCGATGCGCCTCCTGGCCGAAACCGAGCAGAGCGTGACCGACATCGCCTTTGCCTGCGGCTTCAACGACAGCAACTACTTCACCAGCCGCTTCCATCGCGAAGTCGGCACTACACCGCTGAAGTACCGCCGCGGCGCGAACCCGGCTGCTGCAGGCGAGCCAGTCCAGACCTGA
- a CDS encoding L-rhamnose mutarotase has protein sequence MEKYAFKMRLKAGCAEEYRRRHDTIWPKLVDLLRVSGVRDYSIYLDEASLTLFGVLWRSRDHRMAQLSQHELMREWWDYMADLMEVHPDNEPVAAPLPCMFHLE, from the coding sequence ATGGAAAAGTACGCGTTCAAGATGCGGCTCAAGGCCGGCTGCGCCGAGGAGTACCGGCGTCGCCACGACACGATCTGGCCCAAGCTGGTGGACCTCTTGCGGGTAAGCGGCGTGCGTGACTACAGCATCTACCTGGACGAGGCGAGCCTCACGCTCTTCGGGGTGCTGTGGCGCAGCAGGGACCACCGGATGGCGCAACTCTCGCAGCACGAGCTCATGCGCGAGTGGTGGGACTACATGGCCGACCTGATGGAAGTACATCCGGACAACGAGCCGGTGGCCGCGCCCCTGCCCTGCATGTTCCACCTGGAGTAG
- a CDS encoding ABC transporter permease translates to MKTTRTWEVVLVLLLLVVIGGFGSTTQGFLDPFNLSDSTFNYSEKALIALPMALLIIAGEIDVSVAATIALSSVLMGLAKNAGADTPTIVLVGLASGALCGALNGFLVTRFALPSIVITIGTLSLYRGIALVILGDGAITGYPQGFSTLGNGYLGDLFDMPALQIPLEFLVFVLAAIVFGVLLHKTVIGRRIFAVGANPVASRFSGIAVDRYRLWLFVLTGAMAGLASVLLTGRIGSTRPNIAMGWELDAITMVILGGVSIYGGRGSILGVVLAIFVLGMFSFGLQMINVPGIVMSMILGGLMIAAMIIPLLIQRLGRHARQARAAPGGA, encoded by the coding sequence ATGAAAACAACGCGTACCTGGGAGGTCGTGCTCGTCCTCTTGCTGCTCGTCGTCATCGGCGGTTTCGGCAGTACCACGCAGGGCTTCCTCGATCCCTTCAACCTGAGCGACAGCACTTTCAACTACAGCGAGAAGGCGCTCATCGCCCTGCCGATGGCGCTCCTGATCATCGCGGGCGAGATCGACGTCTCGGTCGCGGCGACCATCGCGCTCAGCTCGGTCCTGATGGGCCTCGCGAAAAACGCCGGCGCCGACACGCCGACCATCGTCCTCGTCGGGCTCGCCAGCGGCGCGCTGTGCGGTGCGCTCAACGGCTTTCTCGTCACCCGCTTCGCCCTGCCCTCGATCGTCATCACCATCGGCACGCTCTCGCTCTACCGCGGCATCGCGCTCGTCATCCTGGGCGACGGCGCGATCACCGGTTATCCGCAGGGCTTCTCGACCCTGGGCAACGGTTACCTGGGCGATCTCTTCGACATGCCCGCCCTGCAGATTCCGCTGGAGTTCCTGGTCTTCGTGCTCGCCGCCATCGTCTTCGGCGTGCTGCTGCACAAGACGGTGATCGGGCGGCGCATTTTTGCAGTGGGCGCCAACCCGGTGGCGTCGCGCTTCTCCGGCATCGCGGTGGACCGCTACCGTCTGTGGCTCTTCGTGCTCACCGGCGCCATGGCAGGCCTCGCCTCGGTGCTGCTGACCGGGCGCATCGGCAGCACGCGGCCGAACATCGCCATGGGCTGGGAGCTCGATGCCATCACCATGGTCATCCTTGGCGGCGTGAGCATCTACGGCGGCCGCGGCTCGATCCTCGGCGTGGTACTCGCGATCTTCGTGCTCGGCATGTTCAGTTTCGGCCTGCAGATGATCAACGTGCCGGGCATCGTGATGTCGATGATCCTGGGCGGCCTGATGATCGCGGCGATGATCATCCCCCTCCTCATCCAGCGCCTCGGCCGCCATGCGCGCCAGGCGCGCGCAGCGCCAGGCGGCGCGTGA
- a CDS encoding ABC transporter permease: MNTGKLQSHSSPSAPSRASPFALSARHRELALAGIVAAIALLVGLRAPVFLTLGNLLDVVNDSAILAILVMGQMVVLLTRGIDLSVASNLALTGMFCAVLGKHYPGLGAAELVLIALAFGALLGAINGALITGFDLPPIVVTLGTMSAYRGAIFVLSKGAWINDQDIHPAIKGLPRIQFLGLPGLVWFALAILLLCVWFFRYRRAGREMYALGGNPSAAAYIGIPIKRRLLQVYAMSGALAGLAGLLWVGRYSIAFTELASGYELTVIAACVIGGISTAGGLGTVAGGLLGVLFAGVVNGALPVIHISPFWQQAISGMVILVAVVANARSERRLGKQILPLRERSSAAIQGARP; the protein is encoded by the coding sequence ATGAACACCGGCAAGCTTCAGTCCCATTCGTCTCCTTCGGCCCCTTCCCGCGCCTCGCCCTTCGCCCTCTCCGCGCGCCACCGCGAACTCGCGCTGGCTGGCATCGTCGCGGCGATCGCTCTGCTGGTGGGCCTGCGTGCGCCGGTCTTCCTCACGCTGGGCAACCTGCTCGACGTGGTCAACGATTCGGCGATCCTCGCGATCCTGGTCATGGGCCAGATGGTGGTGCTGCTGACCCGCGGCATCGACCTTTCGGTGGCGTCGAACCTCGCACTCACCGGCATGTTCTGCGCGGTGCTGGGCAAGCACTATCCCGGCCTCGGCGCAGCGGAGCTGGTGCTCATTGCGCTGGCCTTCGGCGCACTGCTGGGTGCGATCAACGGCGCGCTCATCACCGGCTTCGACCTGCCACCCATCGTGGTGACCCTGGGCACGATGTCGGCCTATCGTGGCGCGATCTTCGTTCTGAGCAAGGGTGCCTGGATCAACGACCAGGATATCCATCCCGCGATCAAGGGCCTGCCGCGTATCCAGTTCCTCGGCCTGCCCGGCCTGGTGTGGTTCGCCCTCGCGATCCTGCTGCTCTGCGTCTGGTTCTTCCGTTACCGGCGTGCGGGGCGCGAAATGTATGCGCTGGGTGGCAACCCCTCGGCCGCGGCCTACATCGGCATCCCGATCAAACGGCGCCTGCTGCAGGTGTATGCGATGTCCGGCGCACTCGCCGGTCTCGCCGGCCTGCTCTGGGTGGGACGCTACTCCATCGCCTTCACCGAGCTCGCCTCCGGCTACGAGCTCACCGTGATCGCGGCCTGCGTGATCGGTGGCATCAGCACGGCGGGCGGGCTGGGCACGGTCGCCGGCGGTCTGTTGGGGGTGCTCTTCGCCGGTGTGGTCAACGGCGCGTTGCCGGTGATCCATATCTCGCCCTTCTGGCAGCAGGCGATCTCCGGCATGGTGATCCTCGTCGCGGTCGTCGCCAACGCGCGCTCCGAGCGTCGGCTGGGCAAACAGATCCTGCCGCTGCGCGAACGCAGCAGCGCGGCTATCCAGGGAGCACGTCCATGA
- a CDS encoding sugar ABC transporter ATP-binding protein produces MLATENSGHLLSLQDIRKTFGGIRALKGVSLSLDAGEVLALVGENGAGKSTLVKILTGIYQPDEGRIQVRGTGVSFHDAQAAGRTGIAAVHQETAMFDELSVAENVYMGRQPMRRGCIAWDTLFADAQRILDDIGASFDARMLVKSLGPAERHLVEIARALSQDASVVILDEPTAALSHQEIHDFYGIVRRLKAQGKGIIFITHKFDEIFSLADRYLVLRDGASVGEGRIAETDEQALVKLMVGRDLEHVYPPIPAASDTELLRVAGLSHPTEFEDIHFTLHRGEVLGFYGLVGAGRSEAMLALFGLKSHIHGSVKLEGRTLHIHGPEDAINAGIAYVPEERQRQGAILDFSVRENLTLAALGRRLAGPWLRPRAERQMTQEAIAKLRIKTDGTEQTLSGLSGGNQQKVVIAKWLGIAPRIVILDEPTKGIDVGAKQAVYQLIADMVAEGLSVILVSSELPEIMNLAHRVIVMHRGRQVAEFAHGGATAEDIVGAASGLLVAAKLESAAVPTMNPVATPAHHGPREAAA; encoded by the coding sequence ATGCTGGCTACAGAGAACTCTGGCCATCTGCTTTCACTGCAGGACATCCGCAAGACCTTCGGCGGCATCCGCGCCCTGAAGGGTGTGAGCCTCTCGCTGGACGCCGGCGAGGTGTTGGCACTCGTTGGTGAAAACGGCGCCGGCAAGTCGACGCTGGTGAAGATCCTCACCGGCATCTACCAGCCTGATGAAGGCCGCATCCAGGTACGCGGCACGGGCGTGAGCTTTCACGACGCGCAGGCCGCGGGGCGTACGGGCATCGCCGCCGTGCATCAGGAAACCGCGATGTTCGACGAGCTCTCCGTCGCGGAGAACGTCTACATGGGTCGCCAGCCGATGCGCCGCGGCTGCATAGCCTGGGACACGCTCTTCGCCGACGCACAGCGCATTCTTGACGACATCGGTGCGAGCTTCGACGCGCGCATGCTGGTGAAGAGCCTGGGCCCGGCCGAACGACATCTGGTGGAGATCGCCCGCGCGCTCTCGCAGGACGCGAGCGTGGTGATCCTTGACGAGCCCACGGCCGCGCTTTCGCACCAGGAGATCCACGACTTCTACGGCATCGTCCGGCGGCTCAAGGCGCAGGGCAAAGGCATCATCTTCATCACCCACAAGTTCGACGAGATCTTCTCGCTCGCCGATCGCTACCTGGTGCTGCGCGACGGCGCCTCGGTGGGCGAAGGCCGCATCGCCGAAACCGACGAGCAGGCGCTGGTGAAACTGATGGTCGGGCGCGACCTGGAACATGTGTATCCGCCCATCCCCGCGGCCAGCGATACGGAGCTGCTGCGCGTGGCCGGCCTCTCGCACCCGACCGAGTTCGAGGACATCCATTTCACCCTGCATCGCGGCGAGGTGCTGGGTTTCTACGGCCTCGTCGGCGCGGGCCGCTCGGAGGCGATGCTCGCGCTCTTCGGCCTCAAGTCGCACATCCACGGTTCAGTGAAGCTGGAAGGCCGCACCCTGCACATCCACGGCCCGGAAGACGCGATCAACGCGGGCATCGCCTACGTGCCCGAAGAACGCCAGCGCCAGGGCGCGATCCTCGATTTCTCGGTACGCGAGAACCTCACCCTGGCGGCCCTCGGGCGCCGCCTCGCCGGCCCCTGGCTGCGTCCGCGCGCCGAACGCCAGATGACGCAGGAGGCGATCGCCAAGCTGCGCATCAAGACCGACGGCACCGAGCAGACCCTGAGCGGACTTTCCGGCGGCAACCAGCAGAAGGTGGTGATCGCCAAGTGGCTGGGCATCGCACCCCGCATCGTGATCCTCGACGAGCCGACCAAGGGCATCGACGTGGGCGCCAAGCAGGCGGTGTATCAGCTGATCGCCGACATGGTGGCCGAAGGCCTCTCGGTGATCCTGGTGTCCTCCGAGCTCCCCGAGATCATGAACCTCGCCCACCGCGTGATCGTGATGCATCGCGGCCGCCAGGTGGCGGAGTTCGCGCACGGCGGGGCCACCGCGGAGGACATCGTCGGCGCGGCATCGGGACTGCTCGTCGCGGCGAAGCTTGAAAGCGCTGCGGTCCCGACGATGAATCCTGTTGCGACACCTGCGCACCACGGCCCCCGGGAGGCGGCAGCATGA
- the rhaS gene encoding rhamnose ABC transporter substrate-binding protein, whose translation MKFAKTLIAAMLAAGLAFPAVAADKMKIAMVVKTLGNGFFDAAHQGADEAAKELGDVEVIFTGPAKPTAEGQIELINSLVAQKVSAIVVSANDPDALVPATKKAMARGIKVLSFDSAISKAGRSFHLAPSSNSLIGEKLVKMTVEAVGNTGEIAILSATAQATNQNQWIEEVKKVLAKPEYKGLKLVTTVYGDDQTDKSYREAQGLFKSYPNLKAIIAPTTVGIAAASKAVQDANLIGKVYVTGLGLPSEMAGHVKSGAVKSFAIWNPIDLGYSITYAAHDFVKGKAGASVSLGRVGTVKPDANGEAAMAEPFTYDASNVEKFAKFF comes from the coding sequence ATGAAGTTCGCCAAGACACTGATCGCTGCCATGCTCGCCGCCGGACTCGCCTTCCCGGCCGTGGCTGCAGACAAGATGAAGATCGCCATGGTCGTGAAGACCCTGGGCAACGGCTTCTTCGACGCGGCCCACCAGGGCGCGGACGAAGCCGCCAAGGAGCTGGGGGATGTGGAAGTCATCTTCACCGGCCCCGCCAAGCCCACCGCCGAAGGCCAGATCGAACTGATCAACTCGCTGGTCGCGCAGAAGGTCAGCGCGATCGTGGTCTCCGCCAATGATCCGGACGCGCTCGTGCCCGCCACCAAGAAGGCGATGGCGCGCGGCATCAAGGTGCTCTCCTTCGACTCGGCCATCAGCAAGGCCGGTCGCTCCTTCCACCTCGCCCCCTCTTCCAATTCGCTGATCGGCGAGAAGCTGGTGAAGATGACCGTCGAGGCCGTGGGCAACACCGGCGAGATCGCCATCCTCTCGGCCACCGCGCAGGCGACCAACCAGAACCAGTGGATCGAGGAAGTGAAGAAGGTGCTGGCCAAGCCCGAGTACAAGGGCCTGAAGCTCGTCACCACGGTCTATGGCGATGACCAGACCGACAAGAGCTATCGCGAAGCGCAGGGCCTCTTCAAGAGCTACCCCAACCTCAAGGCGATCATCGCCCCGACCACCGTGGGCATCGCCGCGGCCTCCAAGGCCGTGCAGGACGCCAACCTGATCGGCAAGGTCTATGTCACGGGGCTGGGCCTGCCCTCGGAGATGGCCGGCCATGTGAAGAGCGGCGCAGTGAAGTCCTTCGCGATCTGGAACCCGATCGACCTGGGCTACTCGATCACCTATGCCGCGCATGACTTCGTCAAGGGCAAGGCCGGCGCCAGCGTCTCGCTGGGTCGCGTGGGCACCGTCAAGCCCGACGCCAACGGCGAAGCGGCAATGGCCGAGCCCTTCACCTACGACGCGAGCAACGTGGAGAAATTCGCCAAGTTCTTCTGA
- a CDS encoding L-rhamnose isomerase: MSSRSTHARSTQAYGEARTRYADDGVDTEAVLAKLDAIPVSMHCWQGDDVAGFEFPDRALSGGIQTTGNYPGKARTPEQLRRDAELAMSLIPGAKRFNLHAIYLDTEEAVARDRIEPRHFSRWIEWAQERRIGLDFNPSCFSHPNYQDGMTLAHPDAAIRNFWIDHCIASRRISDAFGEALGTPAIMNVWVPDGMKDMPADRNAPRQRLLDALDRILAADVPGKHHKVAVEGKLFGIGAESYTVGSNDFYIAYAVSRKTALCLDAGHFHPTEIVSDKITALMPFVQDILLHVTRSVRWDSDHVVLLDDETQAISNEIVRNGLTDRVHIGLDFFDASINRIAAWVIGTRNMKKALLRSLLDPTKTLRDAEAALDYTTRLALMEEQKSMPWSAVWDEYCGRAGVGVGIEWLNAVKRYEAEVLSTR; this comes from the coding sequence ATGAGCAGTCGAAGCACCCACGCCCGAAGCACCCAGGCCTATGGCGAGGCCCGCACCCGCTACGCCGACGACGGCGTCGATACCGAAGCCGTGCTCGCCAAGCTCGACGCCATCCCCGTGTCCATGCACTGCTGGCAGGGCGACGACGTCGCGGGCTTCGAGTTTCCCGACCGTGCGCTGAGCGGCGGCATCCAGACCACCGGCAACTACCCGGGCAAGGCCCGCACGCCGGAACAGCTGCGCCGCGACGCCGAACTGGCGATGTCGCTGATCCCCGGTGCCAAGCGCTTCAACCTGCATGCGATCTACCTGGACACCGAGGAAGCGGTGGCGCGCGACCGCATCGAACCGCGCCACTTTTCGCGCTGGATCGAATGGGCGCAGGAGCGGCGCATCGGCCTGGACTTCAACCCGAGCTGCTTCTCCCATCCGAACTACCAGGACGGCATGACGCTCGCGCATCCAGACGCGGCCATCCGCAACTTCTGGATCGACCATTGCATCGCCAGCCGCCGCATCTCGGATGCCTTTGGCGAGGCGTTGGGCACGCCGGCCATCATGAACGTGTGGGTGCCTGACGGCATGAAGGACATGCCGGCCGATCGCAATGCGCCCCGCCAGCGCCTGCTCGATGCGCTCGACCGCATCCTCGCGGCCGACGTGCCGGGCAAGCATCACAAGGTCGCCGTCGAGGGCAAACTTTTCGGCATCGGCGCCGAGAGCTACACCGTGGGCTCGAACGACTTCTACATCGCCTACGCGGTGTCGCGCAAAACCGCGCTGTGCCTGGATGCAGGCCACTTCCATCCGACCGAGATCGTCTCGGACAAGATCACCGCGCTGATGCCCTTCGTGCAGGACATCCTGCTCCACGTCACGCGCTCGGTGCGCTGGGACAGCGACCACGTGGTGCTGCTCGACGACGAGACCCAGGCGATCTCCAACGAGATCGTGCGCAACGGGCTCACCGACCGGGTGCACATCGGCCTGGACTTCTTCGACGCCTCGATCAACCGAATCGCCGCGTGGGTCATCGGCACCCGCAACATGAAGAAGGCCCTGCTGCGCTCCTTGCTCGACCCGACGAAGACCTTGCGCGACGCGGAGGCGGCGCTGGACTACACCACCCGCCTGGCGCTGATGGAAGAACAGAAGAGCATGCCCTGGAGCGCCGTGTGGGACGAGTACTGCGGCCGCGCGGGCGTGGGCGTGGGCATCGAATGGCTGAACGCCGTGAAGCGATACGAAGCCGAGGTCTTGTCGACCCGGTAG
- the rhaB gene encoding rhamnulokinase, with the protein MDLFMGVEVVAVDLGASSGRVVLARYLEETGGLVLQEVHRFENGFVQRAGQDCWDLERLSGEIVFGLEKTLAGGARPVSVGIDTWGVDFVLLDAEDRPLGEAVAYRDHRTDGVMERVFARVPRDEIYRRTGIQFLQFNSLYQLVALQAASPERLAQARTLMFVPDYLHYRLCGVKSCEYTNASTSQLLNLEAGGWDRELMARLALPDASLQPLCAPGTRLGEWGSREGHRLAVIAPATHDTASAVIGTPLEDEHSLYISSGTWSLMGIESRTPFNDAQALAANFTNEGGTDGRFRVLKNIMGLWLIQRLRDAFPHLSHAELVTQAEAAPSGSLVDPNDARFLNPPSMADAIRAFCAETGQATPQSAGEFARCVFESLACLYRQTLDELRAITRHAITGNDFRRIHIVGGGSQNAFLNQLCADFCGLPVSTGPVEASALGNVGCQLRALGHLADLPAIRALVRENFAGQDLHPRADATQATLQQWRRFHELRSRSPAASPRTPEGAVP; encoded by the coding sequence TTGGATCTCTTCATGGGCGTGGAAGTGGTGGCCGTCGATCTGGGCGCTTCGAGCGGCCGGGTCGTGTTGGCCCGCTATCTCGAAGAAACCGGCGGCCTCGTGCTGCAGGAGGTCCATCGCTTCGAGAACGGCTTCGTGCAAAGGGCCGGCCAGGACTGCTGGGATCTGGAACGGCTGAGCGGCGAGATCGTCTTCGGCCTGGAGAAGACGCTCGCCGGAGGCGCCCGTCCGGTGTCGGTCGGCATCGACACCTGGGGCGTGGACTTCGTGCTGCTGGACGCCGAAGACCGCCCGCTGGGCGAGGCCGTGGCCTACCGTGATCACCGCACCGACGGCGTGATGGAGCGCGTGTTTGCCCGCGTGCCGCGCGACGAGATCTATCGCCGCACCGGCATCCAGTTCCTGCAGTTCAACTCGCTCTACCAGCTGGTGGCCCTGCAGGCCGCGTCGCCCGAACGACTGGCGCAGGCCCGCACCCTGATGTTCGTGCCGGACTACCTGCACTACCGGCTCTGCGGGGTGAAGAGCTGCGAATACACCAATGCCAGCACCAGCCAGCTCCTCAACCTTGAGGCCGGCGGCTGGGATCGTGAACTGATGGCGCGCCTGGCGCTGCCGGATGCAAGCCTGCAGCCCCTGTGCGCCCCCGGCACCCGGCTGGGCGAATGGGGCTCACGCGAAGGCCACCGCCTCGCAGTGATCGCCCCCGCCACGCACGACACCGCGTCGGCCGTCATCGGAACGCCGCTGGAAGATGAGCACTCGCTCTACATCAGCTCCGGCACCTGGTCGCTCATGGGCATCGAGAGCCGCACGCCCTTTAACGATGCGCAGGCCCTGGCCGCCAACTTCACCAACGAAGGGGGCACCGACGGCCGCTTCCGGGTGCTCAAGAACATCATGGGCCTGTGGCTGATCCAGCGCCTGCGCGATGCCTTCCCGCATCTGTCGCATGCGGAGCTGGTGACGCAGGCCGAGGCCGCGCCCTCCGGCAGTCTGGTCGATCCCAACGACGCGCGCTTCCTCAATCCGCCCTCAATGGCAGATGCGATCCGTGCCTTCTGCGCGGAGACCGGCCAAGCCACGCCGCAGAGCGCGGGGGAATTCGCCCGCTGCGTGTTCGAGAGCCTCGCCTGCCTCTATCGCCAGACCCTCGACGAACTGCGCGCGATCACCCGTCACGCAATCACTGGCAACGACTTCCGCCGCATCCATATCGTCGGTGGCGGCAGCCAGAACGCCTTTCTCAACCAGCTCTGCGCCGACTTCTGCGGCCTGCCGGTCTCTACCGGCCCGGTGGAAGCCTCCGCGCTGGGCAACGTGGGCTGCCAGTTGCGCGCCCTCGGCCACCTCGCCGACCTGCCGGCGATCCGCGCCCTGGTACGCGAGAACTTCGCCGGACAAGACCTGCATCCGCGTGCGGACGCCACCCAGGCCACTCTCCAGCAGTGGCGGCGCTTCCACGAACTGCGCAGCCGCTCCCCCGCTGCGTCCCCTAGAACACCCGAAGGAGCCGTCCCATGA
- a CDS encoding peptidoglycan-binding domain-containing protein: MSDPRDLRFSFPLMRGDDVRAVQQALTIINTHPPCGTVDGIFGNATRLAVESFQRGEPGLGVDGTVGRLTRDALFSRALEIKNAGAAVGAGVGGNANQPAMLVQQTNSVPLIRANASKPPLNRAQALTCRDWLMQNFGPDIAQAVKGTQFDPLLLCAIAAKETGPEWMRWIGAHSKEEILARCVFDASGDFPETSRSAFPPNTAAFRKEYGDQLTADFIDEANRTRALRGWGPQQWVYKGYGIFQYDLQHIKADPDFFLKKQWRDFSACLDRVMKELRAKEQAAGGDLRGTVRRYNGGGERAETYADHVLTMFDWMKTP, translated from the coding sequence ATGAGCGACCCGCGTGATCTGCGCTTCAGCTTTCCGCTCATGCGGGGGGACGACGTACGCGCCGTCCAGCAGGCCCTGACCATCATCAACACGCATCCCCCGTGCGGGACGGTCGACGGCATCTTCGGCAACGCGACCCGCCTGGCCGTGGAGAGTTTCCAGCGCGGGGAGCCGGGACTGGGCGTAGACGGCACGGTAGGACGGCTGACCCGCGACGCCCTGTTCAGCAGGGCGCTGGAAATCAAGAACGCTGGCGCTGCTGTCGGCGCCGGCGTCGGTGGCAATGCGAACCAGCCCGCGATGCTTGTGCAGCAGACCAACTCCGTGCCGCTCATCCGCGCCAACGCCTCCAAGCCCCCGCTGAATCGCGCGCAGGCCCTCACATGCCGGGACTGGCTGATGCAGAACTTCGGCCCGGACATCGCGCAGGCGGTGAAGGGAACCCAGTTCGACCCGCTCCTGCTCTGCGCGATTGCTGCGAAGGAGACCGGGCCCGAGTGGATGCGCTGGATCGGCGCGCACAGCAAGGAGGAGATCCTTGCGCGCTGCGTCTTCGACGCCAGCGGCGACTTCCCCGAGACCAGCCGCAGCGCATTCCCCCCCAACACCGCCGCCTTCCGCAAGGAGTATGGCGACCAGCTCACGGCCGACTTCATTGATGAGGCCAACCGGACCCGCGCCCTGCGGGGCTGGGGGCCGCAGCAGTGGGTCTACAAGGGCTACGGGATCTTCCAGTACGACCTCCAGCACATCAAGGCGGACCCGGACTTCTTCCTGAAGAAGCAATGGCGCGATTTCTCCGCTTGCCTCGACCGGGTGATGAAGGAACTACGCGCCAAGGAGCAGGCCGCGGGCGGGGACCTGCGCGGCACCGTCCGCCGCTACAACGGCGGCGGCGAACGCGCCGAGACCTACGCCGACCACGTCCTGACCATGTTCGACTGGATGAAGACGCCTTAG